A DNA window from Vigna angularis cultivar LongXiaoDou No.4 chromosome 1, ASM1680809v1, whole genome shotgun sequence contains the following coding sequences:
- the LOC108336162 gene encoding protein GRAVITROPIC IN THE LIGHT 1: protein METVKPKSALNNRSKKLAKTFQKVISLRSATKLASNNGICMLNSHLKVKEDLFSDHQTKTHQGNGRNRAVMEALIARLFAGVTTIKAAYAELQMAQHPYNNQSIQAADQAVVDELKAISELKRRFLKKELDLSPQVTIMLAEIQEQQSLMKTYEITIKRLEAEVDFKDSNVSSLKKHLDDCVSFNKTLEKKLNSSGSLSLFDNLRLSALIPTHFVHFLHHTLRSVRSFSKLMMAEMESAHWDLEAAVKFIHPNAVFAKPTHQSFAFESFVCITMFEGFNNPNFSVQEDPPQKHSLQHGQSLYFDKFKKLKSLNPKQYLAHNPNSSFSKFLKSKYLQVVHAKMECSLFGNLNQRKVVNSGGYPDSAFFIAFAEMAKRVWTLHCLALSFHDDVTVFQVKKNTRFSEVYMESVTEEPVSVSGESSDSNSGELRVGFTVVPGFKIGKTVIQSQVYLSLVGSPASS, encoded by the coding sequence ATGGAAACCGTTAAACCAAAATCAGCACTCAACAATAGGAGTAAGAAACTGGCGAAGACGTTCCAGAAGGTGATCAGCCTCCGAAGTGCAACCAAACTCGCTTCTAACAATGGCATTTGCATGCTCAACTCCCACCTCAAAGTCAAGGAGgatctcttctccgatcatcagACCAAAACCCACCAGGGAAATGGCAGAAATAGAGCAGTTATGGAGGCTCTCATTGCAAGACTCTTCGCTGGGGTCACCACCATCAAAGCAGCATATGCAGAACTCCAAATGGCGCAGCACCCGTACAACAACCAGTCCATTCAAGCCGCGGATCAAGCCGTGGTGGATGAACTCAAAGCCATATCAGAGTTGAAGCGCAGGTTCTTGAAAAAAGAGCTTGATCTTTCACCCCAAGTCACCATTATGCTCGCGGAGATTCAGGAACAGCAGAGCCTGATGAAAACCTACGAAATCACCATCAAGAGGCTCGAAGCCGAGGTTGATTTCAAGGACTCCAACGTCTCATCGCTCAAAAAACACCTCGACGACTGCGTCTCCTTCAACAAAACACTTGAAAAGAAGCTCAACTCGAGTGGCTCGTTGTCACTGTTCGATAACCTCAGACTTTCAGCGTTGATTCCAACCCATTTCGTCCATTTTCTTCACCACACTTTGCGATCAGTTAGAAGCTTCTCCAAGTTGATGATGGCGGAGATGGAGTCTGCTCACTGGGATCTCGAAGCCGCCGTCAAGTTCATCCACCCAAATGCAGTTTTCGCCAAACCAACTCACCAGAGCTTCGCATTTGAATCATTTGTGTGCATAACAATGTTCGAAGGCTTCAACAATCCAAACTTCAGCGTGCAAGAAGACCCGCCTCAGAAACACTCACTCCAACACGGACAAAGTCTCTACTTTGACAAATTCAAAAAGCTCAAGTCTCTGAACCCGAAACAGTACTTAGCCCACAACCCaaattcttccttttccaaGTTCCTGAAATCCAAGTACCTTCAAGTGGTGCATGCCAAAATGGAGTGTTCCTTGTTTGGCAACTTGAACCAGAGGAAGGTGGTGAACTCTGGAGGGTACCCAGATTCCGCTTTCTTCATCGCGTTTGCAGAGATGGCAAAGCGCGTCTGGACCCTGCATTGTTTGGCATTATCCTTTCACGACGATGTTACTGTTTTTCAGGTGAAGAAGAACACGAGGTTCTCTGAGGTTTACATGGAAAGCGTGACAGAAGAACCTGTTTCAGTTTCGGGGGAATCCTCTGATTCCAATTCCGGTGAGCTTAGGGTGGGTTTCACGGTGGTTCCTGGTTTCAAAATTGGTAAGACAGTGATACAGAGTCAGGTTTACCTCTCTCTGGTGGGTTCTCCGGCAAGTTCCTGA